A single genomic interval of Polynucleobacter necessarius harbors:
- a CDS encoding lipocalin family protein: MNKMYQVFFSTCIFIVSYSACAQGIENAVTTIPALEVQRYMGTWYEIAKYPNWFQKKCVSNTKAVYSAGADGTLKVLNSCKTADGEISEAEGTARQIGAKDSPKLEVRFAPAWLSFIPMVWGDYWVIDLDSQYQVAVVSDPHREYLWILSRTPQADKQVYEEALQRIQVQQFDVRKLEVTSQTASLKN; the protein is encoded by the coding sequence ATGAACAAAATGTACCAAGTATTTTTTAGTACCTGCATTTTTATCGTCAGTTATTCAGCTTGCGCCCAGGGAATTGAAAATGCAGTAACGACCATTCCCGCTTTAGAGGTGCAGCGTTATATGGGTACTTGGTATGAAATTGCTAAATATCCAAATTGGTTTCAGAAGAAATGCGTGAGCAATACCAAGGCGGTCTATTCAGCCGGGGCCGATGGCACACTAAAGGTTCTCAATAGCTGCAAAACCGCTGATGGCGAAATTTCAGAGGCGGAAGGCACGGCGCGGCAGATCGGCGCCAAAGATTCCCCCAAATTAGAGGTACGCTTCGCGCCGGCCTGGCTATCATTTATACCCATGGTCTGGGGTGATTACTGGGTAATTGACCTTGACTCTCAATATCAGGTGGCAGTGGTAAGTGACCCTCACCGTGAATATCTGTGGATTTTGTCCAGAACCCCTCAAGCAGATAAACAAGTCTATGAAGAAGCGCTGCAGCGTATACAGGTTCAACAATTTGATGTGCGCAAGCTTGAAGTAACTAGTCAAACCGCTTCCTTGAAAAATTAA
- a CDS encoding MBL fold metallo-hydrolase, with translation MTAHLLPPGIEVFERGWLSANNIFHFGNEDVSLVDSGYCPHQNLTLDLVRNAMQKHELLKLNKLVNTHLHSDHCGGNAALVEAFNCEVLIPAAEELAVKNWDNTLLSYDNLGQECPRFSHHGLLIPGEEILLGRSFWKILAAPGHDPHSLMLYQADHRILISTDALWEEGFGVIVPELWGEAGFEEVAQTLDLLEALPVDLVIPGHGAPFTDVTKSLATAHSRLDYLASDPDRNARHGAKVSLQYRLLEWRSRDIQQVNEWIVNTPTLLNAAKLLNMTMTAFVLWLPKALVKSGAAKLDGEVLVALA, from the coding sequence ATGACTGCGCATTTGTTACCGCCCGGTATTGAAGTTTTTGAAAGAGGCTGGCTTTCGGCTAATAATATTTTTCACTTTGGCAATGAAGATGTTTCTTTGGTGGACTCTGGATATTGCCCACACCAAAATCTGACATTGGATTTAGTCCGTAATGCTATGCAAAAGCATGAGCTGCTCAAATTAAATAAACTGGTAAATACCCATCTTCACTCAGATCACTGCGGCGGTAATGCTGCTTTAGTGGAGGCATTCAATTGCGAGGTGCTGATTCCAGCCGCAGAAGAGTTGGCGGTAAAAAACTGGGATAACACTTTATTGAGCTATGACAACTTGGGGCAAGAGTGTCCGCGGTTTAGTCATCATGGCTTGCTGATTCCGGGCGAAGAGATTTTGCTAGGTAGATCTTTTTGGAAGATACTGGCTGCCCCAGGTCATGATCCTCATTCCCTTATGTTGTATCAGGCGGATCATCGTATTTTGATTTCGACGGACGCATTATGGGAGGAAGGCTTCGGAGTAATTGTTCCTGAGCTCTGGGGGGAGGCGGGTTTTGAAGAGGTAGCGCAAACCTTGGATTTGCTTGAAGCTCTGCCAGTTGATTTGGTGATTCCAGGGCATGGCGCCCCATTTACAGATGTTACAAAGTCGCTTGCTACCGCACACTCAAGATTGGATTACCTAGCATCCGATCCGGATCGAAATGCGCGTCACGGCGCTAAAGTATCGTTGCAATACCGCTTATTAGAGTGGCGCAGTCGTGACATCCAGCAGGTGAACGAGTGGATTGTCAACACTCCTACGCTCCTCAATGCAGCTAAATTGCTTAATATGACCATGACAGCATTTGTGCTGTGGTTGCCCAAGGCGTTAGTTAAATCCGGGGCAGCAAAACTAGATGGTGAAGTCTTAGTTGCTCTTGCTTGA
- a CDS encoding DUF2889 domain-containing protein — protein MLSTPKPRSLLHTREITFQGYAREDGLWDIEGHLKDFKTNPFQTSAKVWQPGEAFHNMWVRVTVNKDFVIQAIEAVMDGQPHAECTAAIPPMDALIGARLGKGWRKTIDTHLGGIKGCTHLRELLVNLATAAFQSIPGAFFDPNGENPPLYLGTCKSWDFDGPVVMRVYPKFYRWNKPKT, from the coding sequence ATGCTATCAACCCCAAAACCACGCTCTCTTCTTCATACTCGAGAAATTACATTCCAGGGCTATGCGAGAGAAGATGGCTTATGGGATATCGAGGGCCATTTAAAAGATTTCAAAACGAATCCATTCCAAACCAGCGCTAAAGTCTGGCAGCCTGGCGAAGCTTTTCACAACATGTGGGTACGCGTTACGGTTAACAAAGACTTTGTGATTCAAGCGATTGAGGCGGTCATGGATGGTCAGCCCCATGCCGAATGCACGGCAGCCATACCGCCGATGGATGCGCTCATTGGCGCGCGTCTTGGCAAAGGCTGGCGTAAAACCATTGACACCCACCTGGGCGGCATTAAAGGTTGCACTCATCTGCGTGAACTTCTGGTTAACCTTGCAACTGCCGCCTTCCAATCTATTCCTGGAGCATTCTTTGACCCCAACGGTGAGAACCCCCCGCTTTACTTGGGAACTTGCAAATCCTGGGACTTTGATGGTCCTGTAGTCATGCGTGTCTATCCCAAGTTTTATCGCTGGAATAAACCAAAAACTTAG